From Pantoea sp. Ep11b, the proteins below share one genomic window:
- the dapB gene encoding 4-hydroxy-tetrahydrodipicolinate reductase: MNTIRIAVVGAPGRMGRNLIEATQQAEGVVLGAALVRPGSSLTGSDAGELAGIGRNGILIADDLRAVINDFDVLIDFTRPEGTLEYMAICREHGKAMVIGTTGFDDAGKAAIRAAAEEIAIVFAANFSVGVNLVLKLLEQAAKVMGEYADIEIVEAHHRHKVDAPSGTALAMGEAIADAMQWKLDEHAVYAREGHTGERQPQTIGFATVRAGDIVGEHTAMFADIGERIEITHKASSRMTFAKGAVKSAVWLKGKENGLFDMRDVLGLSV, encoded by the coding sequence ATGAACACTATCCGCATTGCTGTGGTGGGCGCACCGGGCCGTATGGGCCGTAATCTGATTGAAGCGACGCAGCAGGCAGAAGGCGTGGTGCTGGGGGCCGCTCTGGTTCGTCCCGGTTCATCGCTGACCGGCAGCGACGCCGGTGAATTAGCCGGTATCGGCAGAAACGGCATCCTGATCGCCGATGATTTACGCGCGGTGATCAACGACTTTGATGTGCTGATCGACTTTACCCGTCCGGAAGGAACGCTGGAGTATATGGCGATCTGCCGTGAGCACGGCAAAGCGATGGTAATTGGCACCACCGGTTTTGATGACGCCGGCAAAGCCGCGATTCGTGCGGCGGCTGAAGAGATCGCCATCGTGTTCGCCGCGAACTTCAGCGTCGGGGTTAACCTGGTGCTGAAGCTGCTGGAGCAGGCTGCAAAAGTCATGGGGGAGTACGCGGATATTGAGATCGTCGAAGCGCACCATCGCCACAAAGTGGATGCGCCGTCTGGCACCGCGCTGGCAATGGGCGAGGCGATCGCCGATGCGATGCAGTGGAAGCTGGATGAACATGCGGTCTATGCCCGTGAAGGCCATACCGGCGAACGTCAGCCGCAGACTATCGGCTTCGCTACCGTGCGTGCGGGCGACATCGTCGGTGAGCATACCGCCATGTTTGCCGATATCGGCGAGCGGATAGAGATAACCCACAAGGCCTCAAGCCGCATGACCTTTGCAAAAGGCGCCGTTAAGTCGGCTGTGTGGCTGAAAGGGAAAGAAAATGGTCTTTTTGATATGCGGGATGTCCTTGGTTTATCTGTCTGA
- the carA gene encoding glutamine-hydrolyzing carbamoyl-phosphate synthase small subunit — MIKSAILVLEDGTQFHGRAIGATGSAVGEVVFNTSMTGYQEILTDPSYSRQIVTLTYPHIGNVGANAADEESSQIHAQGLVIRDLPLIASNFRSEESLSAYLQRNNIVAIADIDTRKLTRLLREKGAQNGCIIAGDAPDAALALQKAQAFPGLKGMDLAKEVCTTETYSWQQGSWTLKAGLPEQSSAESLPYHVVAYDYGAKRNILRMLVDRGCRLTVVPAQTPAEEVLKLNPDGIFLSNGPGDPEPCDYAISAIQSFLKTEIPVFGICLGHQLLALASGAKTVKMKLGHHGGNHPVKDLDSNRVMITAQNHGFAVDEKDLPANLRVTHISLFDKTVQGIHRTDKPAFSFQGHPEASPGPGDAAPLFDHFIELIDAFRLQAK; from the coding sequence TTGATTAAGTCAGCAATCCTGGTTCTGGAAGACGGAACCCAATTCCACGGTCGGGCCATCGGGGCAACGGGGTCGGCAGTGGGGGAAGTCGTTTTCAATACCTCAATGACCGGTTATCAAGAAATCCTCACTGATCCTTCCTATTCCCGCCAAATCGTTACTCTCACTTATCCCCATATCGGTAATGTCGGTGCCAACGCCGCCGATGAAGAATCCAGCCAGATTCATGCGCAGGGCCTGGTCATCCGTGACCTGCCGCTGATTGCCAGCAACTTCCGCAGTGAAGAGAGCTTATCCGCTTATCTGCAGCGCAATAACATCGTGGCCATCGCCGATATCGATACCCGCAAGCTGACACGTCTGCTGCGTGAGAAAGGGGCGCAGAACGGTTGCATCATTGCTGGCGACGCGCCGGATGCGGCACTGGCGCTGCAGAAAGCCCAGGCGTTCCCCGGCCTGAAAGGGATGGATCTGGCGAAAGAGGTCTGCACCACCGAGACGTACAGCTGGCAGCAGGGCAGCTGGACGCTGAAAGCCGGTCTGCCAGAGCAGTCATCGGCAGAGTCGCTGCCTTATCATGTTGTGGCGTACGATTATGGCGCCAAGCGCAATATTCTGCGCATGCTGGTCGATCGTGGCTGTCGCCTGACGGTCGTTCCGGCGCAGACGCCTGCGGAAGAGGTGCTGAAGCTGAACCCGGATGGCATTTTCCTCTCCAACGGTCCGGGCGACCCGGAGCCGTGTGACTATGCGATCAGCGCCATTCAGTCGTTCCTGAAAACAGAGATTCCGGTGTTCGGTATCTGCCTGGGTCATCAGCTGCTGGCGCTGGCCAGCGGTGCAAAAACCGTGAAGATGAAGCTCGGCCATCACGGCGGCAACCATCCGGTGAAAGATCTCGACAGCAACCGCGTGATGATCACCGCCCAGAACCACGGTTTTGCGGTTGATGAGAAGGATCTGCCCGCGAATCTGCGTGTGACCCACATTTCGTTGTTTGATAAGACCGTGCAGGGCATTCACCGCACCGACAAGCCTGCTTTCAGCTTCCAGGGACACCCGGAAGCCAGCCCGGGACCGGGTGATGCAGCGCCGCTGTTTGACCACTTTATCGAATTGATTGACGCATTTCGTCTGCAAGCGAAGTAA
- the carB gene encoding carbamoyl-phosphate synthase large subunit, which yields MPKRTDLKSILILGAGPIVIGQACEFDYSGAQACKALREEGYRVILVNSNPATIMTDPEMADATYIEPINWEVVRKIIEKERPDAVLPTMGGQTALNCALELERHGVLEEFGVTMIGATADAIDKAEDRRRFDVAMKSIGLDTARSGIAHTMEEALAVAEDVGFPCIIRPSFTMGGTGGGIAYNREEFEEICERGLDLSPTNELLIDESLIGWKEYEMEVVRDKNDNCIIVCSIENFDAMGIHTGDSITVAPAQTLTDKEYQIMRNASLAVLREIGVETGGSNVQFSVNPKDGRLIVIEMNPRVSRSSALASKATGFPIAKVAAKLAVGYTLDELMNDITGGLTPASFEPSIDYVVTKIPRFNFEKFAGANDRLTTQMKSVGEVMAIGRTFQESMQKALRGLEVGANGFDPKVHLDDPEALTRIRRELKDAGSDRIWYIADAFRAGMSVDGVFNLTNIDRWFLVQIEELVRLEDQVAREGVNSLDATFLRALKRKGFADARLATLAGVAESEIRKLRQQFNLHPVYKRVDTCAAEFATDTAYMYSTYEEECEANPSQDREKIMILGGGPNRIGQGIEFDYCCVHAALALREDGYQTIMVNCNPETVSTDYDTSDRLYFEPVTLEDVLEIVRIEQPKGVIVQYGGQTPLKLARALEAAGVPVIGTSPDSIDRAEDRERFQQAVDRLSLKQPANATVTTLEQAVEKAAGLGYPLVVRPSYVLGGRAMEIVYDELDLKRYFQTAVSVSNDAPVLLDRFLDDAVEVDVDAICDGERVLIGGIMEHIEQAGVHSGDSACSLPAYTLNQEIQNVMRQQVERLAFELNVRGLMNVQFAVKENEVYLIEVNPRAARTVPFVSKATGVPLAKVAARVMAGKTLAEQGVTEEVIPPYYSVKEVVLPFNKFQGVDPILGPEMRSTGEVMGVGRTFAEAFSKAMLGAQSNMKKSGRALLSVREGDKKRIVDLAAKLQKFGFELDATHGTAVVLGEAGINPRLVNKVHEGRPHIQDRLKNGEYSYIVNTTAGRQAIEDSKLIRRSALQYKVHYDTTLNGGFATAMALNADPTEQVISVQEMHAQIKAM from the coding sequence ATGCCAAAACGTACAGACCTGAAATCCATCCTGATTCTTGGGGCCGGTCCGATTGTGATTGGACAGGCCTGCGAATTCGACTACTCCGGTGCGCAGGCGTGTAAGGCGCTGCGTGAAGAGGGTTATCGCGTTATTCTGGTTAACTCTAACCCGGCGACCATCATGACCGACCCGGAAATGGCCGATGCAACCTATATCGAGCCGATCAACTGGGAAGTGGTGCGTAAGATCATCGAAAAAGAGCGCCCGGATGCCGTTCTGCCAACCATGGGCGGCCAGACCGCGCTGAACTGTGCGCTGGAGCTGGAACGTCACGGCGTGCTGGAAGAGTTTGGCGTCACCATGATCGGTGCGACCGCTGATGCGATCGACAAAGCGGAAGATCGTCGCCGCTTCGATGTAGCGATGAAGAGCATCGGTCTGGACACTGCGCGTTCCGGTATTGCCCATACCATGGAAGAGGCGCTGGCCGTGGCCGAAGATGTGGGCTTCCCCTGCATTATCCGTCCCTCCTTTACCATGGGCGGCACCGGTGGCGGCATCGCCTATAACCGTGAAGAGTTCGAAGAGATCTGCGAACGCGGCCTCGACCTCTCCCCGACCAATGAGCTGCTGATCGATGAGTCGCTGATTGGCTGGAAAGAGTATGAGATGGAAGTGGTACGTGATAAAAACGACAACTGCATCATCGTCTGCTCCATTGAAAACTTCGACGCCATGGGGATCCACACCGGTGACTCCATCACGGTCGCGCCTGCCCAGACGCTGACTGACAAAGAGTATCAGATCATGCGTAACGCCTCGCTGGCGGTACTGCGTGAAATCGGTGTGGAAACCGGCGGTTCCAACGTTCAGTTCTCGGTAAACCCGAAAGATGGCCGTCTGATTGTCATTGAGATGAACCCGCGTGTTTCACGCTCCTCGGCGCTGGCTTCCAAGGCGACCGGCTTCCCGATTGCAAAAGTGGCCGCCAAACTGGCGGTGGGTTACACCCTTGATGAGCTGATGAATGATATCACCGGCGGATTAACCCCGGCGTCGTTCGAACCGTCCATCGACTATGTGGTCACCAAGATCCCCCGTTTCAACTTCGAAAAATTCGCTGGTGCGAACGATCGCCTGACCACCCAGATGAAGTCGGTCGGTGAAGTCATGGCGATTGGTCGTACATTCCAGGAGTCGATGCAGAAAGCGCTGCGCGGCCTGGAAGTCGGCGCGAACGGCTTCGACCCGAAAGTTCACCTCGACGATCCGGAAGCGTTAACCCGCATCCGCCGCGAGCTGAAAGATGCCGGTTCCGACCGTATCTGGTACATCGCGGATGCGTTCCGGGCGGGCATGTCAGTGGACGGCGTCTTCAACCTGACCAATATTGACCGCTGGTTCCTGGTGCAGATCGAAGAGCTGGTGCGGCTGGAAGATCAGGTCGCGCGTGAAGGCGTTAACAGCCTGGATGCGACCTTCCTGCGCGCGCTGAAACGCAAAGGCTTTGCGGATGCGCGTCTGGCCACGCTGGCCGGTGTGGCTGAAAGCGAAATACGCAAGCTGCGTCAGCAGTTTAACCTGCACCCGGTCTACAAGCGCGTGGACACCTGCGCCGCCGAGTTCGCGACAGACACGGCCTACATGTACTCCACCTATGAAGAGGAGTGCGAGGCCAATCCGAGCCAGGATCGCGAAAAGATCATGATTCTGGGCGGCGGACCGAACCGTATCGGCCAGGGTATCGAGTTTGACTACTGCTGCGTTCACGCTGCCCTGGCACTGCGTGAAGATGGCTATCAGACCATCATGGTCAACTGTAACCCGGAAACGGTCTCGACCGATTACGACACCTCCGATCGCCTCTACTTCGAGCCGGTTACGCTGGAAGATGTGCTGGAAATCGTGCGCATCGAGCAGCCAAAAGGCGTGATCGTGCAGTATGGTGGACAGACGCCGCTGAAACTGGCGCGTGCGCTGGAAGCGGCAGGCGTACCGGTCATCGGCACCAGCCCGGATTCGATTGACCGCGCGGAAGACCGTGAGCGTTTCCAGCAGGCAGTCGATCGTCTGAGCCTGAAGCAGCCGGCTAACGCCACCGTCACCACGCTGGAGCAGGCCGTTGAGAAGGCCGCTGGCCTGGGCTACCCGCTGGTGGTGCGTCCTTCTTATGTACTGGGCGGCCGTGCCATGGAGATTGTCTACGACGAGCTTGACCTTAAACGCTACTTCCAGACGGCGGTATCGGTCTCCAACGATGCGCCGGTTCTGCTGGACCGCTTCCTGGATGATGCGGTCGAAGTGGACGTGGATGCGATCTGCGACGGTGAGCGGGTGCTGATTGGCGGCATCATGGAACATATCGAGCAGGCTGGCGTGCACTCCGGTGACTCCGCCTGTTCACTGCCGGCCTACACCCTGAATCAGGAGATTCAGAACGTGATGCGTCAGCAGGTCGAGAGACTGGCGTTTGAGCTGAACGTGCGCGGCCTGATGAATGTGCAGTTCGCGGTGAAAGAGAATGAAGTCTACCTGATCGAAGTGAACCCACGCGCAGCGCGTACCGTACCGTTCGTCTCTAAAGCGACCGGCGTACCGCTGGCGAAAGTGGCGGCACGCGTGATGGCCGGTAAAACTCTGGCCGAGCAGGGCGTTACCGAAGAGGTAATCCCGCCGTACTACTCCGTCAAAGAAGTGGTGCTGCCGTTCAACAAGTTCCAGGGCGTTGACCCGATTCTTGGCCCGGAAATGCGTTCGACCGGCGAAGTTATGGGGGTGGGCCGCACGTTCGCTGAGGCGTTCTCCAAAGCGATGCTGGGTGCCCAGAGCAACATGAAGAAGTCGGGCCGTGCGCTGCTGTCGGTGCGCGAAGGCGACAAGAAACGGATTGTTGACCTGGCCGCTAAGCTGCAGAAGTTTGGTTTCGAACTGGATGCGACGCACGGCACGGCGGTGGTGCTGGGCGAAGCGGGCATCAACCCGCGCCTGGTCAACAAGGTGCATGAAGGCCGTCCGCATATCCAGGATCGCCTGAAGAACGGCGAATACAGCTACATCGTCAATACCACGGCAGGCCGCCAGGCGATTGAAGATTCGAAGCTTATCCGTCGCAGCGCGCTGCAGTACAAAGTGCATTACGACACCACGCTGAACGGCGGCTTTGCCACCGCGATGGCGCTGAATGCTGACCCGACGGAGCAGGTTATCTCCGTTCAGGAGATGCATGCGCAGATAAAGGCGATGTAA